One Zetaproteobacteria bacterium genomic region harbors:
- a CDS encoding tryptophan synthase subunit alpha, with protein MTDRIAACFAACRAERRAALVGYLTAGDPDPEVSLTLLSALAEEVDLLEVGIPFSDPMADGPVIQAASERALAAGTRMADLFRLVARVRLARPDLPVVLMGYGNSALAMGMERFTERAAAAGVDGVLLVDIPPEEGGLCDEALRNHGLKRILLLTPTSPEARLRLVAERGGGFVYYVSLTGITGAEMGDVDQVARRVEQISQACALPVCVGFGVKTPQQAAALAQVADGVVVGSRFVGLVADHLDAPEQAVACLRREAAALRRAMARRG; from the coding sequence ATGACTGACCGTATCGCCGCCTGTTTCGCCGCCTGTCGCGCCGAGCGGCGCGCGGCTCTGGTCGGCTACCTGACCGCCGGCGATCCCGATCCGGAGGTATCGTTGACGCTGTTGTCGGCCCTGGCGGAGGAGGTCGATCTGCTGGAGGTGGGCATCCCCTTCTCCGATCCGATGGCCGACGGACCGGTGATCCAGGCGGCGTCGGAGCGGGCGCTGGCCGCCGGTACACGCATGGCCGACCTCTTCCGGCTGGTGGCGCGGGTGCGGCTTGCCCGTCCCGATCTGCCGGTGGTGCTGATGGGCTATGGCAACAGCGCGCTGGCCATGGGGATGGAGCGGTTCACCGAGCGGGCCGCCGCCGCCGGTGTCGACGGTGTGCTGCTGGTCGACATCCCGCCGGAGGAGGGGGGATTGTGCGACGAAGCGTTGCGCAATCACGGATTGAAGCGGATCCTGCTGCTGACGCCGACCTCGCCGGAGGCGCGGCTGCGGCTGGTGGCCGAGCGGGGCGGCGGCTTTGTCTACTATGTGTCGCTCACCGGCATCACCGGTGCCGAGATGGGCGATGTGGACCAGGTCGCCCGGCGGGTGGAGCAGATCTCGCAGGCCTGCGCGCTGCCGGTCTGCGTCGGTTTCGGCGTCAAGACCCCGCAACAGGCGGCGGCGTTGGCGCAGGTGGCAGACGGCGTGGTGGTGGGCAGTCGTTTCGTCGGGCTGGTTGCGGACCATCTCGATGCTCCGGAGCAGGCCGTGGCGTGCCTGCGCCGTGAGGCGGCGGCGTTGCGTCGGGCGATGGCGCGGCGGGGCTAG
- a CDS encoding 3',5'-cyclic-nucleotide phosphodiesterase, protein MRIRVLGCYGGQLLGFHLSSFLLNDAILLDAGAPTESLTLEEQHRIRHIFISHVHLDHIKDIAFLADNRSLKRIGGARDNRKMVVHALPENLEYLRKHFLNNIIWPDFTTIPSPEDPILELRPFRDEEPVEVEGVRITPIRVNHPVPCTAFLVDEEGVQFLYSADTGPTGRMWEIANAQPGLQGVIIDCSFPNSQKFLADLSGHMTPRMVGCELREKFHGLGTVPIYLFHMKPEELNLMTDEIGNEALPLSRMLTQIDELIL, encoded by the coding sequence ATGCGGATCCGTGTGCTCGGCTGCTACGGCGGACAGCTGCTCGGCTTCCACCTCTCCTCGTTTCTGCTCAACGACGCCATCCTGCTCGACGCCGGGGCGCCGACCGAGTCGCTCACGCTGGAGGAGCAGCACCGCATCCGCCACATCTTCATCTCCCACGTCCATCTCGACCACATCAAGGACATCGCCTTTCTGGCCGACAACCGTTCGCTCAAGCGGATCGGGGGCGCACGCGACAATCGCAAGATGGTCGTTCATGCGTTGCCGGAGAACCTGGAGTACCTGCGCAAGCACTTCCTCAACAACATCATCTGGCCCGATTTCACCACCATCCCGTCGCCGGAGGATCCGATCCTGGAGCTGCGCCCGTTTCGCGACGAGGAGCCGGTGGAGGTGGAGGGGGTGCGCATCACCCCGATCCGGGTCAACCACCCGGTGCCCTGCACCGCCTTCCTGGTCGACGAGGAGGGGGTGCAGTTCCTCTACTCCGCCGACACCGGCCCCACCGGGCGGATGTGGGAGATCGCCAACGCGCAGCCCGGTCTGCAGGGGGTGATCATCGACTGCTCCTTCCCCAACAGCCAGAAGTTTCTCGCCGATCTGAGCGGCCACATGACGCCGCGGATGGTCGGCTGTGAGCTGCGGGAGAAATTCCACGGGTTGGGCACGGTCCCGATCTACCTCTTTCACATGAAGCCGGAGGAGTTGAACCTGATGACCGATGAGATCGGCAACGAGGCGCTGCCGCTGTCGCGCATGTTGACCCAGATCGACGAGCTGATCCTGTGA
- a CDS encoding acetyl-CoA carboxylase carboxyltransferase subunit beta encodes MNWLTRLIERPGSLLSSSRKTDVPEGVWRKCPNCSEAIYSKELIRSQMVCSRCGHHQRLDVDGRVAALFDPDSWQEFDTGLRSCDPLGFRDKKRYRDRLKEAAKKAGEGDAVRNFTGTVQGHPIVASIFEFGFMGGSMGSVVGEKLVRAMERAVADGVPYLLVTASGGARMQEGMFSLMQMAKCSAAVHRLHEAGLPFVCLLADPTMGGVSASIAWLGDVIAAEPGALIGFAGPRVIRETVKQELPEGFQRAEFLLEHGLIDAVVDRRRFRDWIATLCGHLTARSYHPEAADD; translated from the coding sequence GTGAACTGGCTTACCCGGCTGATCGAGCGCCCCGGTTCGCTCCTCTCTTCGTCACGCAAGACCGACGTGCCCGAGGGGGTGTGGCGCAAGTGCCCCAACTGTTCCGAGGCGATCTACTCCAAGGAGCTGATCCGCTCGCAGATGGTCTGCTCCCGTTGCGGCCACCATCAGCGGCTCGATGTCGACGGGCGGGTGGCCGCGCTGTTCGATCCCGATTCGTGGCAGGAGTTCGATACGGGGCTGCGCTCGTGCGATCCGCTGGGGTTCCGTGACAAGAAACGCTACCGCGACCGGCTGAAGGAGGCGGCGAAGAAGGCGGGCGAGGGCGATGCGGTGCGCAACTTCACCGGCACCGTCCAAGGCCACCCCATCGTGGCCTCGATCTTCGAGTTCGGCTTCATGGGCGGCAGCATGGGATCGGTGGTCGGCGAGAAACTGGTGCGTGCGATGGAGCGGGCGGTGGCCGACGGCGTCCCCTACCTGCTGGTCACCGCATCCGGTGGGGCGCGCATGCAGGAGGGGATGTTTTCGCTGATGCAGATGGCCAAGTGCTCGGCGGCGGTCCACCGGCTGCACGAGGCCGGGTTGCCCTTCGTCTGTCTGCTGGCCGATCCGACCATGGGCGGCGTCTCCGCCTCGATCGCCTGGCTGGGGGATGTGATCGCCGCCGAGCCCGGCGCGCTGATCGGCTTCGCCGGGCCGCGGGTGATCCGTGAGACGGTGAAACAGGAGCTGCCCGAGGGGTTCCAGCGGGCGGAGTTCCTGCTGGAGCACGGCCTGATCGATGCGGTGGTCGACCGCCGCCGTTTCCGTGACTGGATCGCGACGCTGTGCGGCCATCTCACCGCCCGGAGCTACCATCCCGAGGCGGCGGACGACTGA
- a CDS encoding general secretion pathway protein GspK, whose amino-acid sequence MRWSTAAVSVTGSRRCAAISPPGATIPRRRTTDVPLRRAEGEGGERGVALILVLAMVALIAGWAATAAYEDLIDLRRVEQRTDSVRAMLAAESGVALARLVLARDAKESKRDDLTEDWAATTPPFPVDGGTISGAIRDANRFFNLNDLVDDQGKARPDAVAIARRLFAELELDGGLVDALVDWMDKDSRPFGVGGVEEDGYIDRPYRIKNARLDRLEELLLVAGFDRKVVAKLRPFVIVRPPPGGGKTPVNINTAPAEVLAALFPAMSLAAAERVVADREEQPFSDTAPLVDAPDGKGVDPARLTVASDAFLVRSLARFGSVRWQEEQLIARQGGKFSLIYRQRTGWD is encoded by the coding sequence ATGCGGTGGTCGACCGCCGCCGTTTCCGTGACTGGATCGCGACGCTGTGCGGCCATCTCACCGCCCGGAGCTACCATCCCGAGGCGGCGGACGACTGACGTCCCCCTTCGCCGCGCGGAGGGCGAAGGGGGGGAGCGCGGCGTGGCGTTGATCCTGGTGCTGGCCATGGTGGCGTTGATCGCCGGCTGGGCCGCCACCGCCGCCTACGAGGATCTGATCGATCTCAGGAGGGTGGAGCAGCGTACCGACTCGGTGCGGGCCATGCTGGCGGCGGAGTCGGGGGTGGCGCTGGCCAGGCTGGTGCTGGCCCGGGATGCCAAAGAGAGCAAGCGCGACGATCTGACCGAGGATTGGGCGGCGACCACCCCTCCCTTCCCGGTCGATGGCGGTACGATCTCCGGGGCGATCCGCGATGCCAACCGCTTCTTCAACCTCAACGATCTGGTCGACGATCAGGGGAAGGCGCGTCCCGATGCGGTGGCCATCGCCCGCCGGCTCTTCGCGGAGCTGGAGCTCGATGGCGGGTTGGTCGATGCGCTGGTCGACTGGATGGACAAGGACTCCAGGCCGTTCGGCGTCGGCGGAGTGGAGGAGGACGGCTACATCGACCGTCCCTACCGGATCAAGAATGCGCGCCTGGACCGGCTGGAGGAGCTGTTGCTGGTGGCCGGCTTCGACCGGAAGGTGGTGGCGAAGTTGCGTCCGTTCGTCATCGTCCGGCCCCCGCCCGGCGGCGGCAAGACGCCGGTCAACATCAACACCGCGCCGGCGGAGGTGCTGGCGGCGCTGTTCCCTGCCATGAGCCTCGCGGCGGCGGAGCGGGTGGTGGCCGATCGGGAGGAGCAGCCCTTCTCCGACACAGCACCGCTGGTCGACGCTCCCGACGGCAAGGGGGTCGATCCCGCCCGGCTGACGGTGGCCAGCGACGCCTTTCTGGTGCGTAGCCTGGCCCGTTTCGGTAGCGTTCGCTGGCAGGAGGAGCAGCTGATCGCCCGTCAGGGCGGGAAGTTTTCCTTGATCTACCGGCAACGGACGGGATGGGATTGA
- a CDS encoding phosphoadenylyl-sulfate reductase, protein MSSTDSGHLEATVALLRRAEEEFAPRITFACSFGAEDIVLLDLIRRHAPRISIFTLDTGRLFPETYALIDRCRDFFGLPIRVLFPDATEVEAMVAQQGVDGFYRSVEARKRCCAVRKLAPLRRALEGMAAWVTGVRREQSDQRAVMEAVEEDARFGLRKYNPLIDWTSEQVWAHIRTNDLPYNPLHDRFYPSIGCAPCTRAVTVGEDPRSGRWWWERDEAVAECGLHVSEIRKGRGAEWAEEDDDERSGA, encoded by the coding sequence ATGAGCAGTACGGATTCCGGCCATCTCGAGGCGACCGTGGCGCTGCTGCGGCGCGCGGAGGAGGAGTTTGCCCCGCGCATCACCTTCGCCTGCAGCTTCGGTGCCGAGGATATCGTCCTGCTCGATCTGATCCGCCGCCATGCGCCGCGTATCTCCATCTTCACGCTCGATACCGGCCGGCTCTTTCCCGAGACCTACGCTTTGATCGACCGCTGTCGCGACTTCTTCGGTCTGCCGATCCGGGTGCTCTTCCCCGATGCCACCGAGGTGGAGGCGATGGTGGCGCAGCAGGGGGTGGATGGCTTCTACCGCTCGGTGGAGGCGCGCAAGCGCTGCTGTGCGGTGCGCAAGCTCGCTCCGCTGCGGCGGGCGCTGGAGGGGATGGCCGCCTGGGTCACCGGCGTGCGGCGCGAGCAGTCGGATCAGCGCGCCGTCATGGAGGCGGTCGAGGAGGATGCGCGCTTCGGGCTGCGCAAATACAACCCGCTGATCGACTGGACCTCAGAGCAGGTGTGGGCCCATATCCGTACCAACGATCTGCCCTACAACCCGCTGCACGACCGCTTCTATCCCTCGATCGGCTGCGCCCCCTGCACCCGTGCGGTGACCGTGGGCGAGGATCCCCGCTCCGGCCGCTGGTGGTGGGAGCGCGACGAGGCGGTGGCCGAGTGCGGGCTTCATGTCTCGGAGATCCGCAAGGGGCGCGGCGCGGAATGGGCGGAGGAGGATGACGATGAACGATCCGGTGCGTGA